In Papaver somniferum cultivar HN1 unplaced genomic scaffold, ASM357369v1 unplaced-scaffold_117, whole genome shotgun sequence, the DNA window GAAACGACGGTTCAAACTAGTATTTATCCTACTCATGCGAATGTTTCTGTTACTCTCGAAGAAATTTTTCCTCCCGAGGAGAAAATTGCTGCTGATCAAGGGATAAAGAATACCCCTACTCCTTCCTCTGCGGTCTTTCCGGATGTTGTTCAAACTGTTTCAACCCTTGTGAACACTCCTTTGCTCGCAAACccctaaaacatcaagtaaaatggaacggagggagtatctgTCAATAAATCTCTCAAATTCCCGTGCTCCTCATCTACGTCCATCAtatcttctacatattcatcCTTTTCCAATGGAAATTCTGCTAGGAACTCTGCGATAACTTGTGCTTTAGGTAAAGATAATACTTCATAATGAATCTCAAAGTTCcccacttgtgcattccatctttcaattctcCCTGATCATTTTGAGTTCTTCATTGCAGGCTCCATTGTCACCTTTGTGAGCAACTTAATCTTATGAGCCCGGTAGTATATGCGAAGCTTGAAGGATGCATAAACCAGCGCGAGAATTAATTTTTCAATCTTGGAATAGTTTTTCTCTGCAGAGTTGAACGTTTTACTTATATAATATATAGGCTTTTATACTCCTTGTTTCGAACGTAATAAAACAACATTTAACGCATACGGTGTTGATGCCAAATATAGTAGCAGATGGCTTCGCTTTCTGCATAATGGATAGATTCATCAAGTAATTTTTTATATGCTGCAGTGCTTTGTCGCATTCCTATGTCCACTCAAATTTTGTTCCTttctttaatatattgaaaaagtgtTTGCATTTATCAGAAGAACGGGAAATatatctccccagcgaagctatcaATCCATTTAATTTCTGAACATATTTTACCGTCGCAAGAGGTGGCATATCTCGCACTGCCTTTACCTTTTCAGGATCAACTTCAACTCCTTCCTTGGATATTATGTAACCCAAAAAAATTCCCGATGACACTTCGAAGACACATTTTTCTGGGTTTACCTTGATATTAAACTCTCGCATCTGTTCAAATTATCCACATGATCATatgcttctttactctttacaaGCATATCATCTGCATAGACTTCCAATGTTGTATGTATCCACTTCGAAAACACTTTTTCTACCATTCTCTAATATGTCGCACCCGCATTtttcaatccaaatggcattttcgtataacaatatAATCTTCTTGGTGCGAAAAAGGCAGTATGTTCTTGGTCTTTTTCATCCAAAGGAATTCGATTATAACTTTTGTATCCATCCAACAACGAGAGTCTTTCATTTCCTGATGCTGATTCTACCATCTACGGGATGTCTGGCAAAGGAAAACTGTCTTTCGGGCATGCTTTATTTAAGTCATTGAAGTCTATACAAATCCTGATCcccttatttttctttggaatcaccaccatgtttgctatccattcCAGATATTTTGCTGGTCTTATAGTCTCTGCCTATAACAATTTTTGTAACTTTGCTTCTATTTAAGGATGATATGTTGTTGCGATCTTCCTTATTCTTTGCTTAAATGGCTTTGCATTCTTTCTAATATCCAATTTATGGCATGCAACAGAAGGATCTATTCCTGGCATCTCCTCCATACCCCATGCGAAGATGTCACTATACTCTCGCAAGATATTTattgttctttctttttcttctttatccattttggttcctatttttaatatttttgtactTCTTCTGTTCCAACATTTATTTCATTTGTTGGTTCTGCTGCAGTAAAATTCTCTcttggttctcccattggtgttgactCCTTAATCTCTTGAATCTGTTCACCTTCCTTCTCTAGTACTTCACTTGGTATTCCCTTTCCTTCCTTCGCCCTGACCATGTATATCTGAAATTATTCTCCCTTCTTTAATTCATTTGCTTTTCTCCAGCGATCTTTTCGCTTCTTTGCACGTCCTTCATAATTTCTTACATTTATTTGGTTGTAGATCTTCGCACTCGTATTATATCCTTTAATTTCACATATTCCACTTGGAATTGGGAATCTAATGCATTGATGTAGTGTTGACGCTGCAGCTTTTATCGCGTGCACCCATGGTCTCCCCAACAACATGTTGCATGGTGATTCTATATCAACCACACATAGTGTTATGTTCGTTTCTATTTCTCCTAGTAATATTCGCACCAAAATCTCTCCTTTTGGTTTTGTAATTGTTTTATTGACTCCATGTATATTGTAAGTCCGTACACGTCATTTCTGCATCTTCATATCCCATGGCTTTGAATGTACGATAGAATAAAATATTAACTGCATTTCCTTATCTATCAATGTTCTATTAATCGCCCATTCCTCTGATTTCTTCGTCATTTAACTGTTTTCTCTTCGCTCAGCTGTTACTGTAATTACCAACGGATCTGTCcattttaaattttcttccggAATTTCATCTGCTGCAAACGTTATCTCCGTTTTCTCCGATTCTTTTAATGGAGATTCCTTTTCCACCGTCTCCACTTTCTTTCCTTTGTAATCTCGTTTGTGTATTCTTCCTGTTATTCCTGCTTGAAAATACGCATTGGAGATTGACGTTTTAGTTATAGAATTACATTGTATATTTCTAACTCTTCCGTGTATCGTCATGATTCTTTCTTTCTCTATAGATtcttcacttttcatctttatcttctcCAAAATTTCCAGATCTAATTTTCCAAGATTCTATAAACTAACCAACAGGATTTATCacccctccctgtttctagcaccaaaatgtagttgcaggaaatcctagaACCACATCCATACAAAAATCTAAAGAATACTCTAataaatcatggtgaaaatcattCGTTTATTCATTAAGATCCCAAGTTGTATACAAGATAATAAAAAGACTTAACTTTCTCTCTAAATAAACTTTCGCTCTCATAATTTCATGTCTAACGCACTCTAAAATATTTCTCTCATTACATGATAGCCTTTCCCTTTATATaagatattacatagtggatgacagctaacagatcccctattttcggaatcactgtgtgtTACAATCACTCATGTACATTCTCTCAATCTTCGCACACTTTACActtcgcacagatcatcacactttactcgtgactttgctgacatcatcaaatACGTCATCTCAATTTTGCTATGTGCGATGGTCTGCACTTATATTAAATGGTTGTTAAATTTCGCATATATAacgaatgtgcgatatttcactcctacaattTTAACATCAGTATTTAGATCCTCCACCTTTCTATCCTTATTGTTGAAAGTTCGCGCATTGCGCTCGAGCCATATAATCCATAATATAGCAGCAGGTAAACGTTTCCATACTTCCTTACCACGAGGGATAAACGAGATGTTGTCCAGTTCTTAATAAGATCCATAGTGGTGACTGCGAAGTTGACGACCCTGTTGGCTTCCACAAAGAAAAATCTCCAGATTTGTTTAGCAATAGTGCCCTCCAAGAAGAGATGTTGATTAGTTTCCGCTGTCAGCTTGCACAAACAACATAGGTTTGGAATAAGGTTACCACTGGCGGTAACGGTGGCAGTATTCCGACGCTTCAGATTATCCAAGGTTGGTAGACTATCCAACACACACTTCCATAAGAAGAAACCCACCTTCTGTGGCCAATCACGCGACCAGATTTTTTTGGAAGCAAAGTCTGGGGCGCGATCATCACGAGTAAAATGGTGATACACAGACTTAACTGAGAAGACACCAGATTTATCCCTTATCCACACCAAAGACTCATCCTCATCCGGATGGAAAACTATCAACTCTAGCTTGGAAAACAAGATGGACAACTCATTTATTTCATTTTCTGAAAATCTTCTATGTGTAAGGCCCACTTTCCAATTGAAACCTGTAGCATCTGAATTGTATGTATCATGCAAAGAGATATTTTTAGCTATAGAAGCATTACACAGAATTGGACATAAAGACGCCAAAGTACCTTCAGTGCACCACTTGGCCTCCGACAATCGAATTGTGTCTCCTTTTCCAATTTTAAACCGAGTGTTCTCAAAGACATCTTGTTTAACGGCACCAATCTATTTCCAAATGCTCACACCATGGGTAGTTTTAATATTCTTAATTTTCCAGCCACCATTTTCTATCCCAtatttttctttaattattttagaCAGCAACCCGTTTTTTTCTTTACACAATCTCCACCACCATTTCATAGGAAGGCTTTTATTCATGACTCTTAAGTTTCTAATAGCCAAGCCCCCATGCCGGAAAGGTTTACAGAAGGCTTCTAGGACGGCTCAATTTTAAAAACCGTCTCTAGAGAGGTTTATTTGGGACAGTCCGTTGGGGACGAATATTTTCTTAGCCGTCCCTATACAACGCTAAAAATTGTGCGGATCGCGTGTGTgaaaaaaagaaaatcctcaaattATCCGTATTACTTTTTCCcgaaataagatttcttattttgCAGATCTTGTGAAATCTTCACTCTCATCTCCATCTCCACGAACTCGTTCACATCTTGCGGATTCATTATGCAAACATAGGGTAACCTTCCATTTTGAATTTTTTATGATCTTCTGTTTGAAACGAAGAGTTTGAGGTTGTTCTTGAGTAATTGCAGTATATTATCGATTCATGTGCTCGGTTTTGAGTTCAATCTGTTATTATTTTGGTTTAATTGAAGAATTTTATTGAATGAGTTTGATAGTTTTGAGTTGAGTCTGTTATATTATTTTGTTCAATGGGAGAGTTTTAATGATTGAGTTTGATAAGTTTAAATTGAATCTGTTATAATGGAGGAGTTATTGAATCTAGGGCAGAGTTTTGCTAGGATACAATGGTTAAAACAGGTAACCTTTGAagaaagttttggttttcatttCTTAGCATTcatttgattttggtttgttGTAAGCCACTTCATCGTCTaggagaaatgaaaaaaaaaagtataatttTACAACTGACCTTTATGTGTATGTGAAATTGACTAAAATAAGAAAACATTGTTTGAAGATATGATACTTCTTCATATTTCGTTGACTAGGTTACTTTTGATTCTTTGATCGGCTGATTCGGGTCGATGAGAATATTTGATACTACTCTTGGTTTTTTTACTTTAAGTTATCGCCTAATAATATTCTATATCGGATGTCATTGTTTTTGTGTATTAGTTAAGCTCAGTTTCTAAATTTATATTTAGTTGTAATGTAGGATTTAAAGAAAATGGAGGAGCTCCATAATAGGAGCTTCTCTAATGGTGAATGTGAATATCTCATAGGTGGTATCACTTTTAAGACATTTTTTgagtataaaatcctaaatattaggaaaaataaatatTTATCTCCAAACCATAAAGTCTTCTATTATTTTAttacttatttgtaggcatatataattggttaaaatcgttttcatctttattttccaTTGACTTTTATTAGCAAAAGTATGACTAGGATGGGAAGAATCCTCttagtgaatgtctaaaactagaggttcatcTAGAAAAATGTCTAACTTTCTTTTTGCCACATCATCCTcacatcaatgggttggagatgattttttataaatattgttaTGGATCCTACGTAGATGAATATGGACTTTTTCCTTCACACACGTTCCATTGGAGAGGCTCGAAGGAGGCCTAACTAAATAAAAAGGAACAGGTAATATCTCGTGCTACTGGGAATGAGTGTAGTACTAAGGGTTCCCTTCATGCTGTGGTGATAATCATCACAGGAGCAAGATTTAATGTCGTCGAATGGTGCGCTGAGTCATCTTTGTTTCCAGTTTTATTAATTTCATGGAATAATAGAACTCTCCTACAGCATCCTACTTTGTAGTGGTACTGGGCAGTATGTTGTCACgataaatatgtgcttttaggttaagttttattttccttttcatgtAGGCACAAGTGAGTGGTCACTGATGCAATTCAGGGGACTTCAACTATAAATGTCATTTTAGATGATGGTAATGCTAACACTTTGGAACTCGAGATGCGGCGAGTTCGGTTTCTTCCTCATAAGCAAATGCGGAGGAAACCTTGAGGTTGGGTGCATTTGTTCTACCATACATTTTGAGGGTTTTCTTCCCAGACTTGGATCACAAATTTCAAAAGTTTCCTCTCTTTGCTTTTGTTCTCTTCGTAGTTTGTACCCTGGATGTACAATTGGAATCTGGTTGTGCAAATCGAATTTGAGTTCCTTTTTGGTCCTACCGAAACAGATTAAAGAGAGCACACACCGGATTAAAATAGATTAAGGCATTAAGCAGACCATATTTAAAACTGCTCACAAATAAACTTAAGAAATAGACATCAAAATCCTGATAATCAATTTCGTGAGAAGTATTAGAGAAGTTAATATATGGTGAGTGGAACATGCCCCATGTTGATATTGTCTTGACGACTAACCTTAAAATGCTTAAACCCTCTTTCCACTCCATCTGTGATCATTCTTGAAACAAAATATTTCAATTTATCTACCTATAGTTGTTAATCTTAGTATACCTAACAAGTTCTGGTCGTTTTCGAAAGGACTAAAAAAACAAGTGCCATCTTTTTTAATTCTAGCGTAGGACATAGGTTATTTGTTAGCTAACCCGAAAATATTTAATTAAGACAGAGCTTTGTCATAGTATCTTCTTCATACATGCATTTGAGTTAGGTTTCAGATGGCCCATCCGTTTCTCTCGTTTTGTTTTCAGAGCAAAAGCTTTATTTTGTGACAAAACTTCACAGGTGCAGGACAGCAAATAATACAAAATAATTGGTTAACCAGTAATTCCAGGCTGCTTCTGGGATTATCAAATTGCATAGGATGTTACCAATACAAAGTACAAACCACCCTTCAACAATGTAAAGTGTGGTAATTAGCAGCCAACCTCGCGACCAAACTAGATTCCAATACCAGGTAGACAAAAGTTCCTGAATGATTATAAATTTGTAGTTTTGTACATTATATTCATGTCATGACGCAAACTTGACAGACAAACAAAAATCACATCTATGAAGATAGAAGGAGTTCCTGCTGATGGTGAATCTTTTCAATCGAGATTTTGCAGTCTTGTCAAACTTCAAACACAAATTCAGCATTATTTAGAGACTTACCAAACACAAAATCAACGGCAACTTGAGGTTTTAACTTCTAATCTTGCCAAACTTATGCCCCAACTAGATATAAATGGCAAATTTTTGGTTGATAAAGTAGGTACTGACGACGATAATCAAGGTTTCGTTCTAGTCCCATCATTTCCACAGCCAGATCTTGAACACGGTATATATAGGTTCTTAATTACTCCGTTAAAGCTTTTTTGAATCTTTTGTACTCATTATTTTACTCCTATGATTCACTGACTTAATCCACTTTGCTCTATTTTGTCTGTCATGACTCTATTGTCATAGATGCCTTGAGAACGACGGTAAATTCTGTTTCGGAGGAAGCTACACCACCGGTAAATGAGCAGGAACCAGATCATACAGATAGATACagtgatgaaaataaaaatacttacaatggggaaattgaagaagaaattattgAGGATATATTACATCCTGGGCTGTTAGAAGAAGAAATAATGTCTAATGTTGAACTTCAACCGGAACAATCGGTGCACCTTAGCGATTCCTCCATTCCATTTGTGAATATTAGTGAGTGCAGAAtttcaattgtttcttttgtttttttcagTTCATGACCTCAGCTTTTTCTAGTGATTATATGCTAATTTCTATTTCTGTTTTTCGTTTaactttctttttaatttttttttctttccttctgaattatcattttgatttatttgttgTTTTAATCACTAAAGGTAATCATGTTGCTCTAACAAGGTACAGAAGGCTTCGCCGGGATGATGAAGATGGAAACTGGACAAGAGCTAAAGAGTTGTTCGACAAAGATCCGGGATCATTAACAGCAGTAACCACAGATAAATCATATAACTCATTACTTGTAGCTGTGCATAaaaaaaaatgtagttgcaggaaatcccacaactaacacCCCTTAATGATTTTTATAGATCTaaacatatttcttgtaaaaatgatgataagagtgCTAAAAATGTAAAACGACACAAGGATTTTTTATATGGttggatcaatgtgatctacatccatggttcttcactagtgattgttgtaattacatgaatattacatttagaatctccattaatgagaatttggagctctctagatcttagtttttggggaagaagatgctaaagaaaataaagtctctctctactagagctggcaaacgggcgggccggggcttgcccgttgcgggttccataggttcgggttaatacgggttgaaacccgcgggttgaaattcttcacgggttgttatttcttcaacccgtgcccgtaacgggtttaacccgcgggttcacgggttagcccgcccgtttCAGAAATAAGTTAAGACACCGCAGTGACCGCACGTGGTGGAGTtcggagaaaacaaaggaaagagTAATGAGGATaactcttattttcttttctatttcttctctattcttcttttcctctttcttctcgtttcttccttcttttcttctgctGATTTGAGAGACGACTGTGAGGTTTGATTTGAGAGTATCGATTGAGGAATTTGTATAATCAAAGAACTCGTGTTGATGTGTACGATGAGGTAGGTGGTGTTGTTGAATATATTTGAactctggaagaagaagaaagaaatcagtTAATTAGGGTTACAGAATTGATTATGAGATTGAGTATAGAACTGTTGATGGACAAAGAATTATGGGTCTTTTACTTAATTAACGTTTTGAAGTTTTGAAGATGATCTGGTAGTGAATCGGGGAATTTGGGTTATGGTTCCGGAAAGATGAAATTCATTTAGGATTTGTGTAAAGATGGGGATAAAGTCGAGTAGTATATGAGGGGTTTTCATTACTGGGAATTAAGAAGTGGAATTGATAGTTGATTTTCAGATTCGTGGAAGGTatggagaagttagggtttctgtgatgaaattgagaattaggaattcatgtaaaagCTCAGGGAAggatttaaagatgaaattgatgttttaGGAGGGTGATTACTTCTTACTGTAAATTGGAGGAGTCTGCTCATGCTACAAAATCAGTAAGTTGATATAAAATCAATTCCTTGTTGTTTCTTAATTTAGTTCTGTGAtggatttataaaaaaaatgtggAAATTAGACTATTTATTCTTTTTCAATGAATTCTTTTTTGGAGAATCAGAACTGTTCACGGATGTATTTGATTGTTATCAGTAGAAATATTCAATAAGATATTGATTTTGTTAGCTCCGATCGAGTTTGATCGAGATTttctgataaaatatggaattggaCCAACAacaaattgattgattttctGGGTTGTTGAAATTGATTAAGAAAATGATTTTCATTTAACTTGATTCAATTTTTATGGCTTTTAAATGATGTCTCTGGGGTGCATACTCATGGTGTATCATAGTTTTGATAGTAGAGATTAATGGAGTTGAAGAATGGTTTTACTAAACTTTGACAGAGATATGAGATAGTGCACGGAGAATCGGAGATAGAGAAAGAGAATAGTCAtcacgggtttacgggttgtacccgcgggttcatgggacgggacgggttaacccgtttactcacaagccgacatttctccaacccgaacccggcttgttttgaaacaagccgagccgggttcgggttttcacgggccgggcacgagttaacccgcgggttttggcttgtttgccagctctactctCTACAAAATGTGCCTCTCCAAAATATGTCTCCCCTTTttctctctcctgcctttctctttatataggtgtttacgtAGTGCATGACATCtaatatgtagtggagtacagctaataaagcccttattttcggatctggcatGCGTCATTCTCGTACACTCATATTGGATCTTCTCATGCTCGTGCTATGTTCTCTCACGCTCTTGATGTTGATAATGAAGCACAGGCTTGCATAAATGACGCACACTTGATATGTTGTGCGATATTTTGCCCCTACAtttgccttttttttttgaatatttcttgaagagcgatctttaaggaaaattccaccttgttgtagttgttggagcggGACGCGtgatgttggagtagtctttgatctttgttgatgaaggaactgcGCGAAAGAATACTtttcttgaaaagtacgtacttgcctctattattttgtgaagttccgaagcattgagaagtatgaagtatcattccttgaagaagtataagaagtatccgtcctttcATGCGAATAAGAAGTATACGAACAAATCAAATGAAACTACTACTCCATGTTCTCTGCCTCATGCTATGTTGTAATGCAAATAAtaatttagattagtattcaacatttcttctgtcaaaaaatttcatttatgtacgagttcaaatcgtttttgtttgttttgatttcctttgaatGATTTGTTTCGTCTCATTTGATAAATATCttccatggaaatgatcctaatgaggtctcaTGCGGCCTATTGTATAGGTCTTACTAGCCTTtctatgaggtcttattttgccccCTACTTCTCTCCATGTTAAATACAATatcatttgaaacaaagcaaatatTCAAACGAAATTCTAATAAATTGTAATTGTGCGATTGTATCGCGTtgtagtaaatcaaatcaaaaatcttttattttctgtaaaagtaaaatgttctaggaaagtggtacttagcttttatgtgatttgttgttGATGTTAGAAAATGTCGCATAAGTTGTTGAGTCTGCAATGGGCCTGGGCGAACTGGGCCTGGGCGAACTGGGCTTGCTACGAAACTCTTGTACGAAAATATCTCCTTAACATTTCCTCCTGAAGTATATAAGTTCCGCATCCATACCATCGCACTTGACATTTCAAGACAAAAATGTATAATACCGCGCGCAGCAAAAAGAGGTGCAAGGGGCAAGACTTGAACCCCCAACGGCCCAACCTGCCTCTCGCAATCCTGCCTCAAAACCAACTTTGTGAACTGTCTTGTGAGAAATAATCAAAGACCAAGTGTGCGAGAGCCaactctgtataaatttcgcgtaacaaaaacaAATATGCGAGAGGCAAGAATTGATTCCATGACCTGCTCATTGCGCAGTACCGCACTGAACCATCTGTGACAACTCTGCGGTGCAAAATAAGTAAACAACTACAGACCTTTATCCTCATCTTCACCCTTAATAGCTTAAATCTAAATACGCGAAAAAGACACGCGTGAGGTGGAGATCGAACACGCGACCACGGACGCACATACTGTTCTCTTGAACAACTGTTCAAGCATCTCTATGTGAAACTAATGCATAacatttttctcttattcttttgttCAAGCATCTCTATGTGAATTTAACGCATAacatttttctcttattcttttatccTCCCTTGAAAAtgataagaaaatgaaaaatatatgtGCGCGAATTCAAACCCGTGACCTATTGTTTGTTCAATGgaccttgaaccatctgtgctaGTTTTCGCTCATGACAGAAACCACaacatctgcctcttatctttatcttctcctttcctttgttTCACACAAATTTGCCTCTTGCTTTTCCTGAACTTGAAAAACTTCTActgaaattttggttttttccCCCGAATTTTGTAGAGCCAGTAAGATTTGTT includes these proteins:
- the LOC113329886 gene encoding uncharacterized protein LOC113329886 isoform X1, producing MKIEGVPADGESFQSRFCSLVKLQTQIQHYLETYQTQNQRQLEVLTSNLAKLMPQLDINGKFLVDKVGTDDDNQGFVLVPSFPQPDLEHDALRTTVNSVSEEATPPVNEQEPDHTDRYSDENKNTYNGEIEEEIIEDILHPGLLEEEIMSNVELQPEQSVHLSDSSIPFVNISTEGFAGMMKMETGQELKSCSTKIRDH
- the LOC113329886 gene encoding uncharacterized protein LOC113329886 isoform X2 → MKIEGVPADGESFQSRFCSLVKLQTQIQHYLETYQTQNQRQLEVLTSNLAKLMPQLDINGKFLVDKVGTDDDNQGFVLVPSFPQPDLEHDALRTTVNSVSEEATPPVNEQEPDHTDRYSDENKNTYNGEIEEEIIEDILHPGLLEEEIMSNVELQPEQSVHLSDSSIPFVNIKGFAGMMKMETGQELKSCSTKIRDH